The proteins below are encoded in one region of Brassica napus cultivar Da-Ae chromosome A6, Da-Ae, whole genome shotgun sequence:
- the LOC106437018 gene encoding putative FBD-associated F-box protein At1g50980 has protein sequence MRNQNRRSPRGDKISEFPDELLLKILSFLPSKDVVATSAISKRWKSLWKEVNTFRYDATPPYPLTCQMFDLFIRSRSNVESLQLKLNPNNSTQDIRDLVNDAASRSLRELRIEMVYKSFEFPQNLYLYPQLETLILEKLSLVDIPPNVSLIGLKKLNLLSVRFSNDESVQRLLSICPRLEDLVVRRSTYTNVMVFTIDVPTLKCLSIDNTSGESRPEGVHGFVINAPSLRCFSIKDTFSNYVRFGDMPELVKASVNIICDQPIPTAREKVQSTSSKM, from the coding sequence ATGAGGAATCAGAATCGTAGGAGTCCTAGGGGGGATAAAATCAGTGAGTTTCCAGACGAGTTGCTGTTGAAGATACTGTCTTTTCTACCTAGTAAAGATGTTGTAGCCACGAGTGCCATTTCAAAACGGTGGAAGTCTCTTTGGAAGGAGGTAAATACATTCAGATATGATGCTACTCCTCCATATCCTCTCACTTGTCAAATGTTTGATCTATTCATTAGAAGCAGATCAAATGTAGAGAGCTTACAGCTCAAGCTGAACCCAAATAACTCGACACAGGACATCAGAGATTTGGTTAATGATGCAGCTTCTCGCTCTTTGAGAGAGCTGAGAATAGAGATGGTTTACAAATCCTTTGAGTTTCCCCAAAACTTGTATCTTTACCCACAACTTGAAACCCTCATACTTGAGAAACTTAGTCTTGTGGATATTCCACCTAATGTTTCATTGATTGGCCTCAAGAAACTCAACCTTTTATCGGTTAGATTCTCAAACGACGAGTCTGTGCAAAGGCTGCTAAGCATCTGCCCACGTCTTGAAGACTTGGTGGTGAGAAGAAGCACATATACCAATGTGATGGTATTTACTATTGATGTGCCAACGCTGAAGTGTTTATCTATCGATAATACGTCTGGGGAATCTCGGCCTGAAGGTGTTCATGGGTTTGTGATTAATGCACCTTCTTTAAGGTGCTTTAGCATTAAGGACACCTTCAGCAACTATGTTCGGTTTGGAGATATGCCCGAGCTGGTCAAGGCGAGTGTCAACATTATTTGTGACCAACCTATACCGACCGCGAGAGAGAAGGTGCAAAGTACATCCTCGAAAATGTGA
- the LOC106404823 gene encoding early nodulin-like protein 3, translating to MLHRFSFLVCLLLIINTVCAREFVVGGSKGWTVPSDDQLYNQWAEKSRFQISDSLLFIYQPNQDSVLQVTRDSYDSCNTEEPTAKFTDGHTSFNLDRSGPYYFISGNKDNCHKNQKLIIIVMADRSNTKTTTTSSPPPSPSVESSPSPTYTGTFEITPAPSQDTPGNSASPFASSVLPSAFIVTMFLSLFS from the exons ATGCTTCACAGGTTCAGCTTTCTTGTGTGTCTTCTTCTGATTATTAACACGGTCTGCGCCAGAGAGTTTGTTGTAGGAGGATCAAAAGGTTGGACTGTTCCCTCAGATGATCAACTATACAATCAATGGGCAGAGAAAAGCAGATTCCAAATCAGTGACTCTTTGC TGTTTATCTACCAACCAAACCAAGACTCAGTGCTTCAAGTGACAAGAGATTCTTACGATAGCTGCAACACCGAGGAACCCACTGCTAAATTCACAGATGGACACACTTCCTTCAATCTTGACCGGTCTGGACCATACTACTTCATCAGTGGAAACAAAGACAATTGTCACAAGAACCAGAAGCTTATAATCATTGTCATGGCTGATAGAAGCAATACAAAGACAACAACCACATCTTCACCACCTCCTTCACCTTCAGTAGAATCCTCACCCTCTCCTACTTACACAGGAACCTTTGAAATAACCCCGGCGCCTTCACAAGATACTCCTGGAAACTCAGCTTCGCCTTTTGCCTCCTCTGTTCTGCCTTCTGCTTTCATTGTTACaatgtttctttctcttttcagCTAA
- the LOC125610085 gene encoding protein disulfide-isomerase 5-3-like, whose amino-acid sequence MVSTTKIKSVDFYRKIPRDLTEASLSGAGLSIIAALAMMFLFGMELSTYLAVTTQTSVVVDNSSDDDFLQIDFNVSFPALSCEFATFEVSDVLSTNRLNLTKTIKKVPIDPHLRDTGEEYHPTPDSDLINHGDEHHDDNTYAAIPLSGGTFDKISHKFPILVVNFYAPWCYWSSRLRPSWEKAAEITRQKYGPENDGRVLLGSVDCTEEPTLCTKYHIQGYPSIRIFHNGSDLRGDDGHQEHDSYHGNRDTESLVKMVEELLRPIKKFDGTTNHAASRIRKAPVSGGCRIEGYVRAKKVPGELVISAVSGSHSFDASRMNMTHFVNHLSFGRLISDRLLTDMKRLLPYLGLSHDRLNGKWFVNEGKFAANVTIEHYLQVVKTEVVSRRFGQEHSVIEEYEYTAHSSVAHGYYYPVAKFHFDLSPMQVLISENPKSFSHFITNVCAIIGGVFTVAGILDSIFQSTYGIMKKVELGKNF is encoded by the exons ATGGTTTCCACTACCAAGATCAAGTCCGTTGATTTCTACAG gaaaattccAAGAGATTTGACAGAGGCATCTCTCTCTGGTGCTGGTTTATCCATTATAGCTGCCCTGgctatgatgtttttgtttggaatg GAGCTGAGTACTTATTTGGCAGTTACCACTCAAACATCTGTAGTGGTTGACAATAGCTCTGACGATGACTTCTTACAAATTGATTTCAATGTCAG CTTTCCTGCTCTCTCATGTGAATTTGCAACTTTTGAAGTAAGCGACGTGTTGTCAACT AACAGGTTGAACCTAACGAAAACAATAAAGAAAGTTCCAATTGATCCGCACTTAAGAGACACTGGTGAGGAGTACCACCCCACCCCTGACTCAGATCTCATCAACCATGGAGACGAACACCATGACGACAATACTTATGCTGCTATACCTTTAAGTGGTGGTACTTTTGACAAGATTTCACATAA ATTCCCAATTTTGGTTGTTAACTTCTACGCGCCGTGGTGCTACTGGAGTAGTCGCTTG AGACCATCTTGGGAGAAAGCAGCTGAAATTACAAGACAGAA ATATGGCCCTGAGAATGACGGACGTGTCCTTCTTGGAAGTGTTGATTGCACTGAAGAACCTACTCTATGCACAAA GTATCATATACAAGGCTATCCATCTATTCGTATTTTCCACAACGGTAGTGATCTTAG GGGGGATGATGGGCACCAAGAACATGATTCTTACCATGGAAATCGGGACACAGAGAGCCTAGTCAAG ATGGTGGAAGAACTGCTCAGACCTATCAAGAAGTTTGATGGTACAACTAATCATGCGGCTTCACGTATTAGAAAGGCACCAGTTAGTGGAGGTTGTAGAATCGAAGGCTATGTGCGTGCCAAGAAG GTTCCTGGTGAACTCGTTATCTCAGCTGTTTCAGGATCTCATTCATTCGATGCTTCTCGAATGAACATGACACATTTTGTAAATCATCTCTCATTTGGTAGACTGATTTCAGATAGGTTGTTGACTGATATGAAGCGGCTACTGCCTTATCTTGGTCTAAGCCATGACAGGCTTAATGGAAAATGGTTCGTTAATGAAGGAAAGTTTGCTGCCAATGTTACT ATCGAACATTATCTTCAAGTAGTCAAAACAGAAGTAGTTTCAAGAAGGTTCGGTCAAGAACACTCAGTGATTGAGGAATATGAATATACAGCTCATAGCAGTGTGGCTCATGGTTACTATTACCCTGTTGCAAAGTTTCACTTCGACCTCTCTCCCATGCAG GTATTGATAAGCGAGAACCCAAAGTCATTCTCACACTTCATTACAAATGTTTGCGCCATAATAGGTGGTGTTTTCACG GTTGCCGGGATACTAGATTCGATATTTCAAAGCACTTACGGAATAATGAAAAAGGTCGAGCTAGGGAAGAACTTTTGA